A single genomic interval of Oryctolagus cuniculus chromosome 19, mOryCun1.1, whole genome shotgun sequence harbors:
- the C19H16orf82 gene encoding protein TNT, giving the protein QPIRTLSFPGQPCKLSDPSPGQPEPTLRGPPQGPLLLEKPDQRPPIFLEGEKGESSAWDVVGQERNAASPGVEPLKASRSDLGSSCSSASSVQGMRQPRLEERSDASLVSSGYAGDEESSEVDLVDSRRLLRLTKRLHAQGGSSESSQLCSRSPPKKFKQSRLGSPAHSTQQTGGEQ; this is encoded by the coding sequence CAGCCAATCAGAACACTCAGTTTTCCAGGGCAGCCCTGTAAGTTGAGTGACCCCTCCCCAGGCCAGCCAGAACCAACACTCAGAGGCCCTCCCCAAGGCCCCCTCCTCCTGGAGAAACCAGATCAGCGGCCCCCCATTTTCCTCGAAGGAGAAAAGGGGGAGTCCTCGGCCTGGGATGTTGTAGGGCAAGAGCGAAACGCAGCGTCCCCCGGCGTGGAGCCCCTGAAAGCTTCCCGCAGTGACCTGGGGAGCTCTTGCAGCAGTGCCAGCTCCGTGCAGGGCATGCGACAGCCCCGGCTGGAGGAACGCAGCGACGCCAGCCTGGTGAGCAGCGGCTACGCGGGCGATGAGGAGAGCAGCGAGGTGGACCTGGTGGACAGCCGTCGCCTCCTGCGCTTGACCAAAAGGCTCCACGCCCAGGGGGGCAGCTCCGAGAGCAGCCAGCTGTGCAGCAGATCCCCCCCAAAAAAGTTCAAGCAGAGCCGGCTCGGCAGCCCAGCGCACAgcacccagcagactggaggggaaCAGTGA